A window from Oscillatoria sp. FACHB-1406 encodes these proteins:
- a CDS encoding DUF4385 domain-containing protein, which produces MKKFDYSLDFKTLNFRDRPELYIVGKGEQGVLLVEPYKSELLPHWRFKTPEIAEISSSKLYEMYLDYKQQGDFVGMDMARKFIQMGYTRARRYANHPGGRKYDQESKELIPIAEIEPVKAESARIFKLKWDAIRSDEIYQQMKQEHRHKYES; this is translated from the coding sequence ATGAAAAAATTCGACTATTCTTTGGATTTCAAAACCCTTAACTTTCGCGATCGCCCAGAACTTTATATTGTTGGCAAAGGCGAGCAAGGAGTTTTGCTGGTCGAGCCGTATAAAAGCGAGTTACTTCCGCACTGGCGATTTAAAACCCCCGAAATTGCCGAGATTTCGTCCAGCAAACTCTATGAAATGTATTTAGATTACAAACAACAAGGCGATTTCGTCGGTATGGATATGGCGAGAAAATTTATTCAAATGGGCTACACGAGGGCGCGAAGATACGCCAATCATCCAGGGGGACGAAAATACGATCAAGAAAGTAAGGAGTTAATTCCGATCGCGGAAATCGAGCCGGTTAAAGCCGAATCAGCACGAATTTTTAAACTCAAATGGGATGCGATTAGAAGCGATGAGATTTATCAGCAGATGAAACAAGAACATCGGCACAAATACGAGAGTTGA
- the cobM gene encoding precorrin-4 C(11)-methyltransferase produces MNLNPAVYIIGAGPGDPELLTLKAYKILTKADVILYANSLVPQQILQDVRDDAELIPTGNKVLEEIVEIAIARVKAGKSVVRLHSGDLSLYSAIGEQIQAFAAADIPYQLIPGLSAYQDAAAKLGIELTVPELVQTIILTRTSGQASPVPEREELATLAAHQASLCLYLSARHVESAREKLLQHYPADTPVAVCYRLGWPDEEIWVVPLDKMAAITLEKNLIRTTLYVISPALKELEGARSQSDRGTRSRLYHPDHSHIFRPRKNV; encoded by the coding sequence ATGAATTTAAATCCTGCTGTTTACATTATCGGTGCGGGCCCAGGAGATCCGGAACTGCTCACGCTTAAAGCGTACAAAATTTTGACGAAAGCTGATGTTATTTTGTATGCAAATTCTTTAGTTCCCCAACAAATTTTGCAAGATGTTCGCGACGATGCCGAATTGATTCCGACGGGGAATAAAGTATTAGAAGAAATTGTCGAAATCGCGATCGCGCGCGTCAAAGCTGGGAAATCCGTTGTCCGCCTGCATTCCGGGGATTTGAGTTTATATAGCGCGATCGGCGAACAAATACAAGCCTTTGCCGCCGCCGATATCCCCTATCAACTGATTCCCGGATTGAGCGCCTACCAAGATGCCGCCGCCAAACTTGGTATCGAACTTACCGTTCCCGAACTCGTCCAAACCATTATCCTCACTCGCACTTCCGGACAAGCATCCCCCGTCCCCGAACGCGAAGAACTTGCCACTCTCGCCGCTCACCAAGCTAGTCTTTGCCTTTACCTCAGCGCCCGCCACGTCGAAAGCGCTCGCGAGAAACTGCTGCAACATTACCCCGCTGATACCCCCGTCGCCGTTTGCTATCGCCTCGGTTGGCCGGATGAAGAAATTTGGGTCGTTCCCCTTGACAAAATGGCCGCCATTACTCTTGAAAAAAACTTGATTCGGACGACTTTGTATGTTATTAGTCCTGCTTTGAAAGAGTTGGAAGGCGCGCGATCGCAAAGCGATCGAGGAACGAGATCGCGGCTTTATCATCCCGACCATTCCCATATTTTCCGCCCTCGCAAAAATGTTTAA
- a CDS encoding DUF2834 domain-containing protein has translation MLVKIGLGLLWLGFVVYAFLFAPPDSPDTLDLIKRLSVGDIGGINPLIVALFNLMGVWPLAYSCLLFADGRGQKIRAFPFVIGSFALGAFALLPYLALREPNPTFVGKKDKAISAFDSRLLGVLLTIAAVGLVAFGLSQGNWTDFVQQWKTSRFIHVMSLDFCLLCVLFPTLLGDDLARRNFKKAWVFWLVCLVPLFGPLLYLCLRPSLEETTSQEEAKRSPVATS, from the coding sequence ATGCTGGTAAAAATTGGTTTGGGTCTGCTTTGGCTTGGATTTGTCGTTTACGCTTTCTTATTTGCCCCTCCTGATAGCCCCGATACTCTCGATCTCATTAAACGTCTCTCGGTTGGGGATATTGGAGGGATTAATCCTCTTATTGTAGCGTTGTTCAACCTTATGGGCGTTTGGCCGCTCGCTTATAGTTGCCTCCTTTTTGCTGATGGTAGAGGGCAAAAAATCCGTGCTTTTCCTTTCGTAATTGGCTCTTTTGCGTTGGGCGCTTTTGCTCTCCTTCCTTATCTGGCTTTGCGCGAACCTAACCCAACTTTCGTTGGAAAAAAAGATAAAGCGATTAGTGCTTTTGACTCGCGTTTGCTCGGCGTTTTATTGACTATTGCTGCTGTTGGGTTAGTCGCGTTCGGTTTGAGCCAAGGCAATTGGACGGACTTCGTGCAGCAGTGGAAAACAAGCCGTTTTATTCATGTTATGAGTCTGGATTTTTGCTTGCTGTGCGTGTTATTTCCGACTTTATTAGGAGATGATTTGGCGCGTCGCAATTTCAAAAAAGCTTGGGTTTTCTGGCTGGTTTGTCTCGTTCCTTTATTCGGTCCACTACTTTATCTCTGCTTGCGCCCGTCGTTAGAGGAGACGACTTCGCAAGAAGAAGCCAAGCGTTCTCCAGTTGCCACGAGTTAG
- a CDS encoding HEAT repeat domain-containing protein has protein sequence MENFDLAREIAGNPLTPAEELRALSQSKDALVREKVAGNPNTSLDTLWKLAIEFPERVLENPVLPLLFLEILDPIAQIPRKTLLKLFSCENCALFYQPLLNPQNRFNMLNVARYNCTHPSILRKLMSDRGENRDLRDAIAGNSSTPAELLVQLASDSDVSVRCNVAGNASTPIPILQQLAKDESYRIRDAIAGNSSTPAELLVQLASDRDVSVRCNVAGNASTPIPILQQLAKDKNYDICRALASNPRTPADLLAQLPSERDISARSNLARNASTPIPILQQLAKDENLEIRQALAGNSSTPAQILAQVASDSASAIIPHNSQSRFCLGICHSVASNRNTSALTLEQLFLIDDDGIRRAIAGNPNIPLEILRQLAKDENLAIRVGIAGNSSTPAQILAQLASDRDVWVRCHVAKNVNTPIPSLQQLAKDENLEIRLALAGNSSTPAQILTRLASDSDDSVRCAVAKNVNTPIPSLQQLAKDENPVVRCAVAKNVNTPIPSLQQLAKDENPVVRDAVARNSSTPTQILARLASDRDVSIRCTIAYKFNTPIPSLQQLAKDENPVVRYAVARNSSIPAQVFAQLASDRDASIRWNIAKNVNTPIPSLQQLAKDENHKIRYAVARNSSIPAQVLAQLASDRDASIRYTIAQNVNTPIPSLQQLAKDENLEIRYAVARNSSIPAQVLAQLASDSYVSIRWNVAKNVNTPIPSLQQLAKDENRKIRYAVARNSSIPAQVLAQLASDSDVLVRRTVAKNVSTPIPSLQQLAKDENPVVRDAVARNSSTPAQVLAQLASDRDVLVRRTIAGNASTPIPILQQLAKDENPVVRDAVAVNSSTPAELLVQLASDSDDSVRCTVARNVRTPVPSLQQLAKDENPVVRDAVAVNSSTPAELLVQLASDSNDSVRVPLLVMSALRFPVCNSWRSILTLILARWRRND, from the coding sequence ATGGAAAACTTCGATCTTGCTCGAGAAATTGCTGGCAATCCTTTAACACCGGCGGAGGAGCTAAGAGCGTTGAGTCAAAGCAAAGACGCGCTCGTGCGTGAAAAAGTGGCAGGAAATCCGAATACATCGCTCGATACTTTATGGAAATTGGCGATTGAATTTCCCGAACGAGTATTAGAAAATCCGGTTTTACCGCTGCTGTTCCTGGAAATTCTCGATCCCATCGCCCAAATTCCCAGAAAAACCCTGTTGAAACTGTTTTCTTGCGAGAATTGCGCTCTTTTCTACCAACCATTGTTAAATCCCCAGAACCGTTTCAATATGCTGAACGTAGCAAGGTACAATTGCACTCATCCGAGCATTCTGAGGAAATTAATGAGCGATCGCGGCGAAAATCGCGATCTTCGTGATGCAATTGCTGGCAACTCCAGCACTCCCGCCGAACTGCTCGTACAACTAGCCAGCGATAGCGATGTCTCGGTTCGTTGTAACGTTGCTGGGAATGCAAGCACTCCGATTCCAATTCTGCAACAGTTGGCGAAAGATGAGAGTTACAGAATTCGTGATGCAATTGCTGGCAACTCCAGCACTCCAGCCGAACTGCTCGTACAACTAGCCAGCGATAGGGATGTCTCGGTTCGTTGTAACGTTGCTGGGAATGCAAGCACTCCGATTCCAATTCTGCAACAGTTGGCGAAGGATAAGAACTACGACATTTGTCGTGCGCTCGCAAGCAACCCCAGAACTCCCGCCGATCTTCTCGCACAACTACCCAGCGAGCGCGATATCTCAGCCCGCTCGAACCTTGCTAGGAATGCAAGCACTCCGATTCCAATTCTGCAACAGTTAGCGAAAGATGAGAACCTCGAAATTCGTCAAGCGCTTGCTGGCAACTCCAGCACTCCTGCCCAGATTCTCGCACAAGTGGCTAGCGATTCTGCTTCTGCTATTATCCCCCATAATTCTCAGAGCAGGTTCTGCCTTGGAATCTGTCATTCGGTAGCCAGCAACCGAAATACTTCGGCTCTAACGTTAGAACAGTTATTTTTAATTGATGATGATGGGATAAGAAGGGCTATCGCCGGAAATCCCAATATACCCTTAGAAATCTTGCGGCAGTTAGCGAAAGATGAGAACCTCGCAATTCGTGTTGGGATTGCTGGCAACTCCAGCACTCCTGCCCAGATTCTTGCACAACTAGCTAGCGATCGCGATGTCTGGGTTCGTTGTCACGTTGCCAAAAATGTCAACACTCCAATTCCCAGTCTGCAACAGTTAGCCAAAGATGAGAACCTCGAAATTCGTCTTGCGCTTGCTGGCAACTCCAGCACTCCTGCCCAGATTCTCACACGACTAGCCAGCGATAGCGATGACTCAGTTCGTTGTGCCGTTGCCAAAAATGTCAACACTCCAATTCCCAGTCTGCAACAGTTAGCCAAAGATGAGAATCCCGTTGTTCGTTGTGCCGTTGCCAAAAATGTCAACACTCCAATTCCCAGTCTGCAACAGTTAGCCAAAGATGAGAATCCCGTTGTTCGTGATGCGGTTGCTCGCAACTCCAGCACTCCTACCCAGATTCTCGCACGACTAGCCAGCGATCGCGATGTCTCAATCCGTTGTACCATTGCCTATAAGTTCAACACTCCGATTCCAAGTCTGCAACAGTTAGCCAAAGATGAGAATCCCGTTGTTCGTTACGCCGTTGCTCGCAACTCCAGCATTCCCGCCCAAGTTTTTGCCCAACTAGCTAGCGATCGCGATGCCTCCATCCGCTGGAACATTGCCAAGAATGTCAACACTCCAATTCCAAGTCTGCAACAGTTAGCCAAAGATGAGAACCACAAAATTCGTTACGCCGTTGCTCGCAACTCCAGCATTCCCGCCCAAGTTCTCGCCCAACTAGCTAGCGATCGCGATGCCTCCATCCGTTATACCATTGCCCAGAATGTCAACACTCCAATTCCAAGTCTGCAACAGTTAGCCAAAGATGAGAACCTCGAAATTCGTTACGCCGTTGCTCGCAACTCCAGCATTCCCGCCCAAGTTCTCGCCCAACTAGCTAGCGATAGCTATGTCTCAATCCGCTGGAACGTTGCCAAGAATGTCAACACTCCGATTCCCAGTCTGCAACAGTTAGCCAAAGATGAGAACCGCAAAATTCGTTACGCCGTTGCTCGCAACTCTAGCATTCCCGCCCAAGTTCTCGCCCAACTAGCCAGCGATAGCGATGTCTTAGTCCGTCGTACCGTTGCCAAGAATGTCAGCACTCCGATTCCTAGTCTGCAACAGTTGGCCAAAGATGAGAATCCCGTTGTTCGTGATGCCGTTGCTCGCAACTCCAGCACTCCCGCCCAAGTTCTCGCCCAACTAGCCAGCGATCGCGATGTCTTAGTCCGTCGTACCATTGCTGGGAATGCAAGCACTCCGATTCCAATTCTGCAACAGTTAGCGAAAGATGAGAATCCCGTTGTTCGTGATGCCGTTGCTGTCAACTCCAGCACTCCCGCCGAACTGCTCGTACAACTAGCCAGCGATAGCGATGACTCAGTGCGTTGTACCGTTGCTCGTAATGTCAGAACTCCAGTTCCCAGTCTGCAACAGTTAGCGAAAGATGAGAATCCCGTTGTTCGTGATGCCGTTG
- the trpC gene encoding indole-3-glycerol phosphate synthase TrpC yields MQIRRRPPSPAVNLDVVRYQVPHPDAEPRNILEEIVWYKDREVEVFRDRVPLVELRKQVASAAPPLDFVAALRNSTLKPALIAEVKKASPSKGIIRENFDPVAIARSYASAGASCLSVLTDRKFFQGSFENLALVRSAVEIPILCKEFIISPYQIYLARARGADAILLIAAILDDRDLGYFLKIARSLGMSVLIEVHSLAELDRILALENVTLVGINNRNLEDFSVDLATTCELMEKRRDRLQALRISVVSESGLHTPDDLQQVSAAGATAVLIGESLVKQPDPGSAIAALYAEPVT; encoded by the coding sequence ATGCAAATCCGCAGAAGACCCCCCAGTCCAGCCGTAAATCTCGATGTTGTCCGCTATCAAGTCCCGCATCCGGATGCAGAACCGCGCAATATTCTCGAGGAAATTGTTTGGTATAAAGATCGGGAAGTCGAAGTATTTCGCGATCGCGTCCCCCTCGTCGAACTTCGCAAACAAGTCGCTAGCGCCGCACCGCCTTTAGATTTTGTCGCCGCACTGCGGAATTCAACCCTAAAACCCGCCCTCATTGCTGAGGTCAAAAAAGCATCGCCGAGTAAGGGAATTATTCGAGAAAACTTCGATCCCGTTGCGATCGCGCGTTCCTATGCTTCCGCTGGAGCGAGTTGTCTTTCCGTCCTCACCGATCGCAAATTCTTTCAAGGCAGTTTTGAAAATCTCGCCTTAGTTCGTTCGGCGGTTGAAATTCCGATTTTGTGTAAGGAATTTATTATTTCTCCGTATCAAATTTATCTGGCTCGGGCGCGCGGTGCGGATGCCATCCTATTGATTGCAGCAATTCTCGACGATCGCGACTTGGGTTACTTTCTCAAGATTGCTCGCAGTTTGGGGATGAGCGTCTTAATTGAAGTTCATAGTTTAGCCGAACTCGATCGCATTTTAGCCTTAGAAAATGTTACCTTAGTAGGAATAAACAATCGTAACTTAGAAGATTTTTCTGTCGATTTAGCAACGACTTGCGAATTGATGGAAAAACGACGCGATCGACTTCAGGCTTTAAGGATTTCGGTCGTTAGCGAATCCGGACTCCATACCCCAGACGACTTGCAACAGGTCAGTGCGGCAGGAGCAACCGCCGTTTTAATCGGCGAGTCTCTCGTTAAACAGCCCGATCCCGGCAGCGCGATCGCTGCTTTGTATGCCGAGCCTGTGACCTAA
- a CDS encoding alanine--glyoxylate aminotransferase family protein, with the protein MDGKQMLMIPGPTPVPERVLLAMAQHPIGHRTSEYSKIQAEVTENLNWLHQTQHNVQMLVSSGTGAMEAGIINVLSAGDRVVCCSNGKFGDRWVKVCQAYGLNVEIVTAEWGKPLDTEQIREKLESDSEKTIKAVILTHSETSTGALNDLETINKHVKAHGEALIIVDAVTSLGAYNIPIDDWGLDIVASGSQKGYMIPPGLGFVAVGPKAWEAYKTATLPRFYLDLGKYRKATADNSSPFTPPVNLVFGLCEALRMMKAEGLESIFARHQRLTTATRAAVKALGLQPFAPDEAASTAVTAVLGGDADAEKIRSLLKKRFDIALAGGQDHLKGQIFRIGHLGFVGDRDILAAIGALEAVLVELGSAGAATGAGITAAAKVFAGQA; encoded by the coding sequence ATGGATGGCAAGCAGATGTTAATGATTCCGGGGCCAACGCCGGTTCCCGAGCGGGTACTGTTAGCAATGGCGCAACATCCCATCGGCCATCGCACCTCGGAATACAGCAAAATTCAAGCAGAAGTTACTGAAAACCTCAATTGGCTCCACCAAACGCAGCATAACGTTCAAATGCTCGTGAGTAGCGGTACGGGAGCGATGGAAGCGGGGATTATCAACGTTTTGAGCGCGGGCGATCGCGTTGTATGCTGCTCGAATGGGAAATTTGGCGATCGCTGGGTGAAAGTGTGCCAAGCTTACGGCTTAAACGTGGAAATCGTGACCGCAGAATGGGGCAAACCCCTCGACACCGAGCAAATTCGCGAAAAACTAGAAAGCGATTCCGAAAAAACGATTAAAGCCGTCATTCTCACCCACTCCGAAACCTCCACCGGCGCGCTCAACGACCTCGAAACCATCAACAAGCACGTCAAAGCCCACGGCGAAGCTTTAATTATCGTCGATGCCGTCACCAGTTTAGGCGCTTACAACATCCCCATCGATGACTGGGGACTCGATATCGTCGCTTCTGGGTCGCAAAAAGGTTACATGATTCCGCCCGGATTGGGATTTGTAGCCGTCGGCCCTAAAGCATGGGAAGCTTACAAAACGGCGACCTTACCGCGTTTTTACCTCGATTTGGGTAAATATCGCAAAGCAACCGCTGACAATAGTTCTCCCTTCACCCCGCCCGTCAATCTCGTATTCGGGCTGTGCGAAGCCCTGCGGATGATGAAAGCAGAAGGGTTAGAAAGCATTTTTGCACGTCACCAGCGCTTAACAACGGCAACCCGCGCAGCCGTTAAAGCCTTGGGTTTACAGCCCTTTGCCCCCGACGAAGCGGCGAGTACGGCAGTAACAGCCGTGTTAGGCGGCGATGCGGATGCTGAGAAAATTCGTTCGCTGCTGAAAAAACGCTTTGATATTGCCCTCGCTGGCGGACAAGACCATCTCAAAGGTCAGATTTTCCGCATCGGTCATTTAGGGTTTGTTGGCGATCGCGATATCCTTGCTGCAATTGGCGCTCTTGAAGCGGTTTTAGTCGAATTGGGAAGCGCGGGCGCAGCAACGGGCGCAGGCATTACGGCGGCGGCTAAAGTCTTCGCCGGACAAGCGTAA
- a CDS encoding DUF5340 domain-containing protein, whose translation MEPIPLPSHIHYELLLQLLERQTLFAANQNPVLREQVRQTIATLRKALAQQKQLETACTHLNMPYEYRWSLNEPPVQSSVVPNGLPKLPKSS comes from the coding sequence ATGGAGCCAATCCCCCTCCCCTCCCATATTCATTACGAACTGCTTCTACAACTGCTAGAAAGGCAAACGTTATTTGCAGCCAATCAAAATCCGGTTCTGCGAGAACAAGTGCGGCAAACGATTGCGACGCTGAGAAAAGCACTCGCCCAACAAAAACAACTTGAAACCGCCTGCACGCACTTAAATATGCCTTACGAGTATCGTTGGTCTCTCAACGAACCCCCAGTTCAGTCTAGTGTTGTTCCGAACGGACTGCCGAAACTCCCTAAATCTTCTTAG
- a CDS encoding Hsp20/alpha crystallin family protein, with product MLLVRLQPTRSASTVRRYVPQPRLPQTIVRKPAVELENRGNELILRAAIPGMDAKDLDIHVARQAVAISGEYRNERRIESDRVLHSEFRYGKLERVIRLPFAIDNTQVSADFSNGVLTLTLPKASAIANRAVKVELTPATAESQPQLPETELPEAVVESQPQPQEVEVTEPAAEAKSQPINDETGDVWAV from the coding sequence ATGTTATTAGTTCGCCTGCAACCGACTCGAAGTGCTTCTACTGTTCGCCGCTACGTTCCCCAACCCAGACTACCTCAAACTATCGTTCGCAAACCGGCAGTGGAACTGGAAAATCGGGGGAACGAACTGATTTTACGCGCTGCGATTCCGGGGATGGACGCTAAAGATTTAGATATTCACGTGGCACGCCAAGCGGTGGCAATTTCGGGAGAGTATCGCAACGAACGCAGAATCGAGAGCGATCGCGTCCTGCACAGCGAGTTTCGTTATGGTAAACTCGAACGAGTTATCCGGCTTCCTTTTGCGATCGATAATACGCAAGTTAGCGCTGATTTTAGTAATGGTGTCCTCACTTTAACGCTACCGAAAGCAAGCGCGATCGCGAATCGAGCCGTTAAAGTTGAACTAACCCCAGCAACAGCAGAATCGCAACCCCAATTACCGGAAACCGAACTTCCCGAAGCTGTTGTTGAATCGCAGCCCCAGCCTCAAGAAGTCGAAGTTACCGAACCGGCTGCTGAAGCAAAATCTCAACCCATTAATGACGAAACCGGCGACGTTTGGGCGGTATAG
- the lpdA gene encoding dihydrolipoyl dehydrogenase, whose product MDFDYDLAIVGAGVGGHGAALHAVKCGLKTAIIEAGDMGGTCVNRGCIPSKALLAASGRVRELSDRKHLNAMGVRVDGVSYDRAAISNHATNLVEKIRGDLTNSLKRLGVETIRGWGKIAGAQKVSVRTDSGEKTITAREIILSTGSIPFVPPGIELDGKTVFTSDDAVRLDSVPDWIAIIGSGYIGLEFSDVYSALGAEITVIEALDVLMPGFDPEIAKMAERILISPRDIETYTGTLAKKITPGSPVVIELADMKTKETIEVLEVDACLVATGRIPATKDLGLETVGLETDRRGFIAVNDKMQVLIDGKPVPHLWAIGDATGKMMLAHAASAQGVVAVENMCGREKEIDYRSIPAAAFTHPEIAYVGLTEPAARELGQNEGFEVKTAKTYFKGNSKALAEGETEGLAKVIYRQDTGELLGVHIMGLHASDLIQEAANAIASRQPVQSLAFNVHTHPTLSEVLDEAYKRTV is encoded by the coding sequence ATGGATTTTGATTACGACTTAGCGATTGTTGGGGCAGGTGTTGGGGGACACGGTGCGGCGCTGCACGCAGTCAAATGCGGGCTGAAAACGGCGATTATTGAAGCGGGAGATATGGGCGGAACCTGCGTCAATCGAGGCTGCATTCCCTCAAAAGCACTCCTTGCTGCTTCGGGAAGAGTACGAGAATTGAGCGATCGCAAGCATCTCAATGCAATGGGCGTTCGCGTCGATGGAGTCAGTTACGATCGCGCCGCCATCTCCAACCATGCTACCAATTTAGTCGAAAAAATTCGCGGCGATCTTACCAATAGTCTCAAACGCTTGGGCGTGGAAACGATTCGCGGCTGGGGTAAAATTGCTGGCGCGCAAAAAGTTTCAGTTCGCACCGACAGCGGCGAAAAAACAATTACCGCTCGCGAAATTATCCTCTCTACGGGTTCAATTCCTTTCGTTCCCCCCGGAATCGAACTCGACGGCAAAACCGTTTTCACCAGCGACGATGCGGTACGCCTCGATAGCGTTCCCGATTGGATTGCCATTATCGGCAGCGGTTACATCGGATTGGAATTTTCCGATGTTTACTCGGCGCTGGGCGCAGAAATCACTGTTATTGAAGCGCTCGATGTTTTAATGCCGGGATTCGACCCAGAAATTGCGAAAATGGCAGAACGAATCTTAATTTCGCCGCGCGATATCGAAACTTATACGGGTACGCTCGCTAAAAAAATTACACCCGGTTCGCCCGTCGTCATCGAACTGGCGGATATGAAAACGAAAGAAACGATAGAGGTGCTGGAAGTCGATGCTTGTTTGGTTGCAACCGGACGCATCCCCGCCACTAAGGATTTAGGACTCGAAACTGTGGGGCTGGAAACCGATCGCCGGGGCTTCATCGCCGTTAACGATAAAATGCAAGTATTGATCGATGGGAAACCCGTCCCCCATCTGTGGGCGATCGGCGATGCAACGGGCAAAATGATGCTCGCTCATGCAGCTTCCGCTCAAGGCGTTGTCGCAGTGGAAAATATGTGCGGGCGGGAAAAAGAAATCGATTATCGCAGCATTCCCGCTGCTGCTTTCACCCATCCGGAGATTGCCTACGTGGGGCTTACCGAGCCAGCCGCGCGCGAGTTAGGGCAAAACGAAGGTTTTGAGGTTAAGACGGCGAAAACTTACTTCAAGGGCAATTCTAAAGCCTTAGCCGAAGGTGAAACGGAGGGATTGGCGAAGGTTATTTATCGTCAAGATACGGGGGAATTATTGGGGGTTCATATCATGGGTTTGCACGCTTCGGATCTGATTCAAGAAGCAGCAAACGCGATCGCATCCCGTCAGCCCGTCCAAAGTCTTGCCTTTAACGTTCACACCCATCCAACGCTTTCAGAAGTTCTCGACGAAGCCTATAAAAGAACGGTTTAA